One part of the Arabidopsis thaliana chromosome 1 sequence genome encodes these proteins:
- the ARI12 gene encoding RING/U-box superfamily protein (ARIADNE 12 (ARI12); FUNCTIONS IN: zinc ion binding, nucleic acid binding; INVOLVED IN: biological_process unknown; EXPRESSED IN: stem, root; CONTAINS InterPro DOMAIN/s: Zinc finger, RING-type (InterPro:IPR001841), Zinc finger, C6HC-type (InterPro:IPR002867), Zinc finger, CCHC-type (InterPro:IPR001878); BEST Arabidopsis thaliana protein match is: IBR domain-containing protein (TAIR:AT2G31510.1); Has 1339 Blast hits to 1333 proteins in 206 species: Archae - 0; Bacteria - 0; Metazoa - 646; Fungi - 141; Plants - 293; Viruses - 0; Other Eukaryotes - 259 (source: NCBI BLink).), translating to MDNNSVIGSEVDAEADESYVNAALEDGQTGKKSVQRNYATVLTEEDIRALMEIDVQSVSDFTSLSKAEATLLLSHLRWNVDCICKQWSAGAQSVRDSVGLLELDPPSDDNEYFCGACGESHPHKNLASVSCGHRICTRCWTSHINKIISEKPAAEWNLWLKCPVRVGLHASCPASVGLDTIERFASKREKFNYNQYLLRSYVDNRETGSRCAIDLSPGSGNASVSCHRLVRFCWNCREDAHSPVDCKTAAKWLLENAVPCPKCKLRIPRNQDNSLKMKCLPCNYVFCWFCHVDWIEDMEGTGGDLHFCTFDAVLSDQRGKMSESDSNRYEDCYENWDSNELLMQKEQANLPKLDTIIQELSNTQLENVSQLKFILEAGLQIIECRRVLEWTYVYGYYLREDEVGKQNLLKDTQERLKKFVENLKHCLETNLQPFRYEEEPSKDFNAFRIKLTELTSLTRNHYENVVKDVENGLASVVSEGEASGSGRNQ from the exons ATGGATAATAATTCTGTAATCGGATCGGAGGTGGATGCGGAGGCGGATGAGTCGTATGTCAACGCAGCTTTAGAAGATGGTCAGACCGGAAAAAAATCTGTCCAGCGGAATTATGCAACTGTTCTGACAGAGGAAGATATTCGAGCGCTTATGGAAATTGACGTTCAAAGTGTTTCAGATTTTACTTCCCTCTCCAAAGCTGAAGCCACACTTCTGCTTTCTCACTTAAGAtg GAATGTTGATTGTATATGTAAACAATGGTCTGCTGGTGCTCAAAGTGTTAGAGACAGCGTCGGCTTATTGGAGCTTGATCCACCTTCTGATGACAACGAA TATTTTTGCGGAGCCTGTGGCGAATCACACCCACATAAGAACTTGGCATCGGTCTCTTGTGGTCATCGTATATGCACTCGCTGCTGGACAA GCcatatcaacaaaatcatcagTGAAAAGCCAGCTGCTGAATGGAATCTTTGGCTGAAATGTCCTGTTCGTGTTGGTCTCCACGCTTCTTGTCCAGCTTCTGTTGGTCTAGATACGATTGAGAGATTTGCTTCCAAGAGAGAGAAGTTCAATTACAATCAATATCTCCTTAGATCTTACGTTGACAACAGAGAAACA GGGTCTAGATGCGCCATTGATCTTAGTCCAGGTTCTGGAAATGCCAGTGTCTCCTGTCACCGTTTGGTTAGATTCTGTTGGaat TGCAGAGAAGACGCTCACAGTCCTGTGGACTGTAAAACTGCTGCAAAATG GCTACTAGAAAATGCGGTGCCTTGTCCCAAGTGTAAGCTAAGGATCCCACGAAATCAAGATAATTCACTGAAGATGAAATGCTTACCTTGTAACTATGTTTTCTGTTG GTTCTGCCATGTCGACTGGATTGAAGACATGGAAGGAACTGGTGGTGATTTACACTTTTGTACCTTCGATGCTGTCTTG AGTGATCAACGTGGGAAAATGTCAGAATCTGATTCAAATAGATACGAAGATTGTTATGAAAATTGGGACAGTAATGAATTG TTGATGCAAAAGGAACAAGCAAACCTGCCAAAACTAGATACTATT ATTCAGGAACTAAGTAACACACAGTTAGAAAACGTATCGCAGCTTAAGTTCATCCTAGAAGCTGGACTTCAG ATCATAGAATGTAGAAGGGTCCTGGAATGGACTTATGTTTATGGATATTACCTTAGAGAGGATGAGGTCGGGAAGCAAAATTTATTGAAGGATACGCAAG AGAGGTTGAAGAAGTTTGTGGAAAATCTCAAACACTGTTTGGAGACTAATCTGCAGCCGTTTCGTTACGAGGAGGAACCGTCAAAGGATTTCAATGCCTTCCGCATCAAGTTAACCGAACTAACTAG CCTAACGCGGAACCACTATGAGAATGTGGTAAAAGATGTAGAGAATGGCTTAGCTAGTGTTGTCTCTGAGGGGGAAGCAAGTGGTTCAGGCCGTAATCAATAA
- the ARI12 gene encoding RING/U-box superfamily protein (ARIADNE 12 (ARI12); FUNCTIONS IN: zinc ion binding; INVOLVED IN: biological_process unknown; EXPRESSED IN: stem, root; CONTAINS InterPro DOMAIN/s: Zinc finger, C6HC-type (InterPro:IPR002867); BEST Arabidopsis thaliana protein match is: IBR domain-containing protein (TAIR:AT2G31510.1).) — translation MDNNSVIGSEVDAEADESYVNAALEDGQTGKKSVQRNYATVLTEEDIRALMEIDVQSVSDFTSLSKAEATLLLSHLRWNVDCICKQWSAGAQSVRDSVGLLELDPPSDDNEYFCGACGESHPHKNLASVSCGHRICTRCWTSHINKIISEKPAAEWNLWLKCPVRVGLHASCPASVGLDTIERFASKREKFNYNQYLLRSYVDNRETMKWHPIQGSRCAIDLSPGSGNASVSCHRLVRFCWNCREDAHSPVDCKTAAKWLLENAVPCPKCKLRIPRNQDNSLKMKCLPCNYVFCWFCHVDWIEDMEGTGGDLHFCTFDAVLSDQRGKMSESDSNRYEDCYENWDSNELLMQKEQANLPKLDTIIQELSNTQLENVSQLKFILEAGLQIIECRRVLEWTYVYGYYLREDEVGKQNLLKDTQERLKKFVENLKHCLETNLQPFRYEEEPSKDFNAFRIKLTELTSLTRNHYENVVKDVENGLASVVSEGEASGSGRNQ, via the exons ATGGATAATAATTCTGTAATCGGATCGGAGGTGGATGCGGAGGCGGATGAGTCGTATGTCAACGCAGCTTTAGAAGATGGTCAGACCGGAAAAAAATCTGTCCAGCGGAATTATGCAACTGTTCTGACAGAGGAAGATATTCGAGCGCTTATGGAAATTGACGTTCAAAGTGTTTCAGATTTTACTTCCCTCTCCAAAGCTGAAGCCACACTTCTGCTTTCTCACTTAAGAtg GAATGTTGATTGTATATGTAAACAATGGTCTGCTGGTGCTCAAAGTGTTAGAGACAGCGTCGGCTTATTGGAGCTTGATCCACCTTCTGATGACAACGAA TATTTTTGCGGAGCCTGTGGCGAATCACACCCACATAAGAACTTGGCATCGGTCTCTTGTGGTCATCGTATATGCACTCGCTGCTGGACAA GCcatatcaacaaaatcatcagTGAAAAGCCAGCTGCTGAATGGAATCTTTGGCTGAAATGTCCTGTTCGTGTTGGTCTCCACGCTTCTTGTCCAGCTTCTGTTGGTCTAGATACGATTGAGAGATTTGCTTCCAAGAGAGAGAAGTTCAATTACAATCAATATCTCCTTAGATCTTACGTTGACAACAGAGAAACA ATGAAATGGCATCCTATCCAGGGGTCTAGATGCGCCATTGATCTTAGTCCAGGTTCTGGAAATGCCAGTGTCTCCTGTCACCGTTTGGTTAGATTCTGTTGGaat TGCAGAGAAGACGCTCACAGTCCTGTGGACTGTAAAACTGCTGCAAAATG GCTACTAGAAAATGCGGTGCCTTGTCCCAAGTGTAAGCTAAGGATCCCACGAAATCAAGATAATTCACTGAAGATGAAATGCTTACCTTGTAACTATGTTTTCTGTTG GTTCTGCCATGTCGACTGGATTGAAGACATGGAAGGAACTGGTGGTGATTTACACTTTTGTACCTTCGATGCTGTCTTG AGTGATCAACGTGGGAAAATGTCAGAATCTGATTCAAATAGATACGAAGATTGTTATGAAAATTGGGACAGTAATGAATTG TTGATGCAAAAGGAACAAGCAAACCTGCCAAAACTAGATACTATT ATTCAGGAACTAAGTAACACACAGTTAGAAAACGTATCGCAGCTTAAGTTCATCCTAGAAGCTGGACTTCAG ATCATAGAATGTAGAAGGGTCCTGGAATGGACTTATGTTTATGGATATTACCTTAGAGAGGATGAGGTCGGGAAGCAAAATTTATTGAAGGATACGCAAG AGAGGTTGAAGAAGTTTGTGGAAAATCTCAAACACTGTTTGGAGACTAATCTGCAGCCGTTTCGTTACGAGGAGGAACCGTCAAAGGATTTCAATGCCTTCCGCATCAAGTTAACCGAACTAACTAG CCTAACGCGGAACCACTATGAGAATGTGGTAAAAGATGTAGAGAATGGCTTAGCTAGTGTTGTCTCTGAGGGGGAAGCAAGTGGTTCAGGCCGTAATCAATAA
- the ARI12 gene encoding RING/U-box superfamily protein — protein MDNNSVIGSEVDAEADESYVNAALEDGQTGKKSVQRNYATVLTEEDIRALMEIDVQSVSDFTSLSKAEATLLLSHLRWNVDCICKQWSAGAQSVRDSVGLLELDPPSDDNEYFCGACGESHPHKNLASVSCGHRICTRCWTSHINKIISEKPAAEWNLWLKCPVRVGLHASCPASVGLDTIERFASKREKFNYNQYLLRSYVDNRETMKWHPIQGSRCAIDLSPGSGNASVSCHRLVRFCWNCREDAHSPVDCKTAAKWLLENAVPCPKCKLRIPRNQDNSLKMKCLPCNYVFCWFCHVDWIEDMEGTGGDLHFCTFDAVLSDQRGKMSESDSNRYEDCYENWDSNELLMQKEQANLPKLDTIIQELSNTQLENVSQLKFILEAGLQIIECRRVLEWTYVYGYYLREDEVGKQNLLKDTQERLKKFVENLKHCLETNLQPFRYEEEPSKDFNAFRIKLTELTRFDIPLFLVILTRSNN, from the exons ATGGATAATAATTCTGTAATCGGATCGGAGGTGGATGCGGAGGCGGATGAGTCGTATGTCAACGCAGCTTTAGAAGATGGTCAGACCGGAAAAAAATCTGTCCAGCGGAATTATGCAACTGTTCTGACAGAGGAAGATATTCGAGCGCTTATGGAAATTGACGTTCAAAGTGTTTCAGATTTTACTTCCCTCTCCAAAGCTGAAGCCACACTTCTGCTTTCTCACTTAAGAtg GAATGTTGATTGTATATGTAAACAATGGTCTGCTGGTGCTCAAAGTGTTAGAGACAGCGTCGGCTTATTGGAGCTTGATCCACCTTCTGATGACAACGAA TATTTTTGCGGAGCCTGTGGCGAATCACACCCACATAAGAACTTGGCATCGGTCTCTTGTGGTCATCGTATATGCACTCGCTGCTGGACAA GCcatatcaacaaaatcatcagTGAAAAGCCAGCTGCTGAATGGAATCTTTGGCTGAAATGTCCTGTTCGTGTTGGTCTCCACGCTTCTTGTCCAGCTTCTGTTGGTCTAGATACGATTGAGAGATTTGCTTCCAAGAGAGAGAAGTTCAATTACAATCAATATCTCCTTAGATCTTACGTTGACAACAGAGAAACA ATGAAATGGCATCCTATCCAGGGGTCTAGATGCGCCATTGATCTTAGTCCAGGTTCTGGAAATGCCAGTGTCTCCTGTCACCGTTTGGTTAGATTCTGTTGGaat TGCAGAGAAGACGCTCACAGTCCTGTGGACTGTAAAACTGCTGCAAAATG GCTACTAGAAAATGCGGTGCCTTGTCCCAAGTGTAAGCTAAGGATCCCACGAAATCAAGATAATTCACTGAAGATGAAATGCTTACCTTGTAACTATGTTTTCTGTTG GTTCTGCCATGTCGACTGGATTGAAGACATGGAAGGAACTGGTGGTGATTTACACTTTTGTACCTTCGATGCTGTCTTG AGTGATCAACGTGGGAAAATGTCAGAATCTGATTCAAATAGATACGAAGATTGTTATGAAAATTGGGACAGTAATGAATTG TTGATGCAAAAGGAACAAGCAAACCTGCCAAAACTAGATACTATT ATTCAGGAACTAAGTAACACACAGTTAGAAAACGTATCGCAGCTTAAGTTCATCCTAGAAGCTGGACTTCAG ATCATAGAATGTAGAAGGGTCCTGGAATGGACTTATGTTTATGGATATTACCTTAGAGAGGATGAGGTCGGGAAGCAAAATTTATTGAAGGATACGCAAG AGAGGTTGAAGAAGTTTGTGGAAAATCTCAAACACTGTTTGGAGACTAATCTGCAGCCGTTTCGTTACGAGGAGGAACCGTCAAAGGATTTCAATGCCTTCCGCATCAAGTTAACCGAACTAACTAGGTTTGATATTCCATTGTTTCTTGTAATTTTAACAAGATCCAAcaattaa